The DNA region TTTCTATCACATAATTGAGAAAGCATATGAAGAGGGGATTAAGCGCAGTGATTTAATGATGGCATATACTCGATTTAAGCAAATTGTTCCTTCAAAGAGCGAAGAAAAAAAGCTAGGAGAAGAATTTCAGCAACAATCTGGTTACTCCATTTACAAAGCAGTGAAAGAGGCAAAACAAACTGAAGAAGAAGGTTACGTGAAGTTATAAATAAAGGTTCTAAGTCAATTGTTGGGGTAGGAGGCAAACTCCTGCCCCTTAACCA from Pontibacillus halophilus JSM 076056 = DSM 19796 includes:
- a CDS encoding UPF0223 family protein — its product is MSEQYNYPIDVEHWSTEEVIDVINFYHIIEKAYEEGIKRSDLMMAYTRFKQIVPSKSEEKKLGEEFQQQSGYSIYKAVKEAKQTEEEGYVKL